The Lycium barbarum isolate Lr01 chromosome 9, ASM1917538v2, whole genome shotgun sequence genome has a segment encoding these proteins:
- the LOC132612086 gene encoding uncharacterized protein LOC132612086 — protein sequence MQRVIEDLADRMDRQERIQQHNIAPAQTQPHSRAPAQTQTFGNNEVSLQDFLKLKSPKFTGSENSTDPQGFLDGSLKALRALGCSSEGAVELAAYKLEDMAYTWYETLLLGRPAGAAPLTWDEFTKLFMDNFLPDSLRQKYANEFERLVQTPDMDVSTYNTKFLVPQIKTLTYSEAVDLARKIENKGREERATNDLRKKARTGGSFSGSFSENRRAGNQGQQQQGSQTDSVSQSAYRPHHRQGTKGPSSSSSGYRSSGQMYATTPSCQTCGRPHLGQCRVLTGGCYRCGQLGHHMRDCPQPPRNSGQASVQLAAPTQATRSNSGTAGTGNKGRGAGDRTTGNHVHGNVGRGQARVFALARQDVQALNAVVTGILSVCSFDALALIDPGSTHSYVSPYFALRFDRQPDMLNDPFLVVTPVGASLLVEYVYHACQI from the exons ATGCAGAGAGTTATTGAGGATTTGGCAGACAGAATGGATAGACAAGAGAGAATTCAACAGCATAATATTGCACCTGCTCAGACACAACCACATTCTCGGGCACCTGCACAGACTCAGACTTTTGGGAACAACGAGGTATCCTTGCAAGATTTCCTGAAGTTGAAATCACCAAAATTCACAGGTTCTGAGAATTCAACAGATCCTCAAGGGTTCTTGGATGGCTCACTTAAGGCACTACGCGCTCTCGGATGTTCCAGTGAGGGAGCTGTGGAGCTTGCAGCATACAAACTAGAGGACATGGCCTATACCTGGTATGAAACTTTGTTGCTAGGGAGACCTGCAGGAGCAGCACCACTGACATGGGACGAGTTCACTAAGTTGTTCATGGATAATTTTCTTCCTGACAGTCTGAGACAGAAATATGCTAACGAGTTTGAGAGACTGGTTCAGACTCCAGATATGGATGTATCGACGTATAATAccaagtttt TAGTCCCACAGATAAAGACGTTGACCTACTCAGAGGCAGTTGATCTTGCTAGAAAGATTGAAAACAAGGGACGTGAGGAACGTGCAACCAACGATTTACGTAAGAAGGCCAGGACAGGGGGATCTTTTAGTGGCAGCTTTAGTGAAAATCGCAGAGCAGGGAATCAGGGACAGCAGCAACAGGGTTCTCAGACAGATTCAGTTTCACAGTCTGCATATAGACCACATCATAGACAGGGTAccaaggggccatcatcatcatcttctggaTATCGTAGTTCTGGACAGATGTATGCCACTACTCCATCCTGCCAAACCTGTGGCAGACCACATTTGGGCCAGTGTCGCGTTTTGACTGGAGGGTGTTATCGGTGCGGCCAGTTGGGACACCACATGAGGGACTGCCCTCAGCCTCCGAGGAATTCCGGCCAGGCTTCCGTTCAGTTAGCTGCACCTACTCAGGCTACTCGTAGTAATTCAGGTACCGCTGGTACAGGAAACAAAGGTCGAGGTGCTGGAGATCGTACTACTGGGAATCATGTACACGGTAATGTTGGTAGAGGACAGGCGAGAGTTTTTGCACTTGCTAGACAGGATGTTCAAGCCTTGAATGCAGTGGTTACAGGTATTCTTTCGGTTTGTTCATTTGATGCActtgcattgattgatccgggatctacCCATTCCTATGTGTCCCCGTACTTTGCTTTAAGGTTTGACAGACAGCCAGACATGTTAAATGATCCTTTTCTTGTTGTTACTCCTGTGGGAGCTTCTCTATTAGTTGAATATGTGTATCATGCTTGTCAAATTTGA